One region of Marivirga arenosa genomic DNA includes:
- a CDS encoding TAT-variant-translocated molybdopterin oxidoreductase, with amino-acid sequence MSDQKTYWKGTEQLTNDPSFVKNAEKEFPEYLPINDKKESNGGNTSRRDFLKMMGFGVAAASLAACEAPVRKAIPYLNKPVDVDPGIPNYYASTYSVGGDYASVVVKTREGRPIKIEGNKKSSITQGGVNAQVEASVLSLYDQERLRGPLKEGKNTDWATLDKEVTSQLQAISDAGGQIRIVSNTVNSPSTLKAIEELAAKYGNTEHIMYDSVSQNGMLAANEAMFGLRAVPSYDFSKAKTIVSFGADFLGTWVSPIEHTKQYSKTRKVNAENKNMSRHYQFESNLSLTGSNADYRTPIKPSQEGLAVAALFNEVAKLTGNSGVSATKVDVANIAKAAKDLVAAKGNSIVVSGSNDADVQMLVNGINNMLNNYGTTIDLAHYSNARKGNEADFNQMIKDANSGSIKAVIFYNANPVYDSGMGEELTKALSKVSLTVSTSDRKDETAAIVKYVAPDHHFLESWNDAEPKIGELSLAQPTISPLFKTRQAQDSFLTWSGNKQEYYNFLRKNWEDAHYTGQEPTFDIFWDKVLYDGVFTYDLESNELSTQDVNFSAVASRINKNYKPNNTGLEVALYQKVSIGDGRQANNPWLQELPDPISKATWDNYATISQKMANELGIKIFEGKTSLIKLNINGQSMEVPALVQPGQANGTIGLALGYGRKMAGKVANGVGFDVYPLVGSLNGANYYAVTSGVNVEGTAGDYQLAQTQTHQTFMGRETVIQEALLEDYKKKDWTRDFQPHIETSKGKVKPSKLTLWNGHKYNNHHWGLAIDLNSCTGCAACTIACQSENNIPVVGKEEVVMRRDMQWMRVDRYYSSDAAPDDTAGLEKAAENPEVTFQPMMCQHCNNAPCETVCPVAATTHSSEGLNQMTYNRCVGTRYCANNCPYKVRRFNWFKYHDNTKFDKNMAMNNDLGKMVLNPDVTVRSRGVMEKCSMCIQRIQAGKLKAKKEKRQIEDKDVNTACASACPSDAIVFGDLNNENSAISKYLKLKERNDEPIKEVNEERAYHVLEELRVAPNVWYMTKIRNKDKVNTKA; translated from the coding sequence ATGAGTGATCAAAAAACATATTGGAAAGGAACTGAACAATTAACGAATGATCCGTCATTTGTTAAAAATGCGGAAAAGGAATTTCCTGAGTACTTACCAATCAATGATAAAAAAGAATCTAATGGAGGAAATACTTCCAGGAGAGATTTCTTAAAAATGATGGGGTTTGGTGTGGCAGCAGCTTCTTTAGCGGCTTGTGAAGCACCTGTAAGAAAAGCAATCCCTTATTTAAATAAACCGGTTGATGTAGATCCGGGTATTCCTAATTACTATGCCTCTACGTATTCAGTAGGTGGTGATTATGCTAGTGTTGTAGTTAAGACTAGAGAAGGAAGACCTATCAAAATTGAAGGAAACAAAAAATCTTCTATCACTCAAGGCGGTGTTAATGCTCAGGTAGAAGCTTCAGTTCTTTCATTATACGATCAAGAGAGATTAAGAGGGCCATTAAAAGAAGGTAAAAATACTGACTGGGCTACTTTAGATAAAGAAGTTACTAGTCAGCTTCAAGCGATTAGTGATGCAGGAGGACAAATCAGAATTGTATCTAATACAGTAAATTCTCCTTCTACTTTAAAAGCGATTGAAGAATTAGCAGCTAAATATGGAAATACAGAGCACATCATGTATGATTCTGTATCTCAAAATGGAATGTTAGCAGCTAATGAGGCTATGTTCGGACTAAGAGCTGTGCCTTCATATGATTTCAGTAAAGCAAAAACTATCGTAAGTTTTGGTGCTGATTTCTTAGGTACTTGGGTTTCTCCAATCGAACACACTAAGCAATATAGTAAAACTAGAAAGGTTAATGCTGAGAATAAAAACATGTCTCGTCATTACCAATTTGAAAGTAATCTTTCATTAACTGGTTCTAATGCAGATTATAGAACGCCAATCAAACCTTCTCAAGAAGGATTAGCAGTCGCTGCTTTATTCAATGAAGTAGCAAAGTTAACTGGTAATAGTGGTGTTTCTGCTACTAAAGTTGATGTAGCGAATATTGCAAAAGCAGCAAAAGATTTAGTAGCAGCAAAAGGAAATTCAATTGTAGTTTCTGGTTCAAATGATGCAGATGTTCAAATGTTAGTGAACGGTATCAATAACATGCTAAATAATTACGGTACTACCATTGACCTAGCGCATTACTCAAATGCAAGAAAAGGTAATGAGGCAGATTTCAATCAAATGATTAAGGATGCTAATTCTGGTAGTATAAAAGCAGTTATCTTCTATAACGCCAATCCTGTTTATGATTCAGGAATGGGAGAGGAGTTAACAAAAGCTTTATCTAAAGTTTCTTTAACAGTTTCTACTTCTGACAGAAAAGATGAAACCGCAGCTATAGTAAAATATGTAGCTCCAGATCATCACTTCTTAGAGTCATGGAATGATGCAGAACCAAAAATAGGAGAGTTAAGCTTAGCACAGCCTACTATTTCACCATTATTCAAAACTCGCCAAGCTCAGGACAGTTTCCTTACTTGGTCAGGTAACAAACAAGAATACTATAACTTCTTAAGAAAGAATTGGGAAGATGCTCACTATACTGGTCAAGAGCCAACATTTGACATCTTCTGGGATAAAGTATTATATGATGGTGTATTCACTTATGATTTAGAAAGTAATGAGTTAAGCACCCAAGATGTTAACTTTTCTGCAGTTGCATCGAGAATAAATAAAAATTATAAGCCAAATAACACAGGTTTAGAAGTAGCACTTTACCAAAAAGTATCTATTGGAGATGGTCGTCAGGCAAATAACCCGTGGTTACAAGAATTACCTGATCCAATTTCAAAAGCAACTTGGGATAACTATGCTACTATCTCTCAAAAAATGGCTAATGAGTTAGGTATTAAGATTTTTGAAGGTAAAACTTCGTTAATCAAACTTAACATTAATGGCCAATCAATGGAAGTTCCTGCATTAGTTCAGCCAGGTCAAGCAAATGGCACTATCGGTCTAGCTTTAGGTTACGGTAGAAAAATGGCAGGAAAAGTAGCCAATGGTGTTGGATTTGATGTGTATCCTTTAGTAGGAAGCTTAAATGGAGCTAATTATTATGCTGTAACTTCAGGTGTTAATGTTGAAGGAACGGCAGGTGATTACCAATTAGCTCAAACTCAGACTCACCAAACCTTCATGGGTCGTGAGACTGTAATTCAAGAGGCTTTATTAGAGGACTATAAGAAAAAGGATTGGACAAGAGATTTCCAACCTCATATTGAAACCAGTAAAGGAAAAGTAAAACCATCTAAGTTAACACTTTGGAATGGTCACAAATATAATAACCACCATTGGGGATTAGCAATTGACTTGAATTCATGTACAGGTTGCGCTGCATGTACAATTGCATGTCAATCAGAAAATAACATTCCGGTTGTTGGTAAAGAAGAGGTAGTAATGAGAAGAGATATGCAGTGGATGCGTGTTGACCGTTACTATAGCTCTGATGCGGCTCCGGATGATACTGCAGGATTAGAGAAAGCAGCTGAAAATCCAGAGGTTACTTTCCAACCAATGATGTGTCAGCATTGTAATAATGCACCTTGTGAAACGGTATGTCCAGTTGCGGCAACTACCCACAGTTCAGAAGGTCTTAATCAAATGACTTATAACAGATGTGTGGGTACAAGATATTGTGCTAACAACTGTCCTTATAAAGTAAGAAGATTCAACTGGTTCAAATACCATGATAATACTAAGTTCGATAAGAACATGGCCATGAATAATGACCTAGGTAAAATGGTATTAAACCCAGATGTAACGGTTCGTTCTCGTGGAGTTATGGAAAAATGCTCTATGTGTATTCAAAGAATCCAGGCTGGTAAGTTAAAAGCTAAGAAAGAGAAGAGACAAATCGAAGATAAAGATGTGAATACGGCTTGTGCTTCAGCTTGTCCTTCTGATGCTATCGTTTTCGGAGACTTGAATAATGAAAACTCTGCAATTTCTAAATACTTGAAATTGAAAGAGCGTAATGACGAACCAATTAAAGAGGTGAATGAAGAGCGTGCCTACCATGTGTTGGAAGAGTTACGTGTAGCACCTAACGTTTGGTACATGACCAAAATTAGAAATAAAGATAAAGTAAATACTAAGGCTTAA
- the nrfD gene encoding NrfD/PsrC family molybdoenzyme membrane anchor subunit, with protein sequence MEVTSPVREVLVTGNKTYHDVSHDICRHVEAKPNPKWMTAMVVSLGALFTGGYALAITLWDGIGMWGLNKTVGWAWDITNFVWWVGIGHAGTLISAVLLLFRQKWRTSINRAAEAMTIFAVICALLFPLIHTGRPWLSFYWFVPIPNTWGSLWVNFHSPLLWDFFAISTYFSVSLVFWYIGLIPDFATIRDRATNKISKAIYGALSFGWDGAAKTWQRYETVSLVLAGLATPLVLSVHTIVSFDFATSVIPGWHTTIFPPYFVAGAIFSGFAMVLTLMLVTRKVYNLEDYITINHIELMNIIIMITGSIVGVAYITELFMAWYSGVQYEQYAFLNRATGPYWWAYWSMMTCNVISPQLFWFKKIRTSLVATFILSIVVNIGMWFERFVIIVTSLHRDYLPSSWAMFSPTIYDMGIYLFSFGLFFTLFFSFAKFFPVINMAEVKSVLKSSSGEIENKK encoded by the coding sequence ATGGAAGTCACTTCACCAGTAAGAGAAGTATTAGTAACAGGAAATAAGACATATCATGATGTATCTCATGATATCTGTAGGCACGTAGAGGCTAAGCCAAATCCGAAATGGATGACGGCAATGGTAGTTTCTTTGGGTGCATTATTTACAGGAGGTTACGCATTAGCGATTACCCTTTGGGATGGAATCGGAATGTGGGGTCTTAATAAAACTGTAGGATGGGCATGGGATATCACCAACTTCGTATGGTGGGTTGGTATCGGTCACGCAGGAACCTTGATTTCTGCCGTTCTACTTTTATTCCGTCAGAAATGGAGAACTTCAATTAACAGAGCAGCAGAGGCGATGACTATTTTCGCAGTAATCTGTGCCTTATTGTTCCCATTAATTCATACAGGAAGACCATGGTTAAGTTTTTATTGGTTCGTTCCAATTCCAAATACTTGGGGGTCATTATGGGTTAACTTCCATTCTCCATTACTATGGGATTTCTTCGCCATTTCAACTTATTTCTCAGTTTCTTTAGTATTCTGGTATATTGGTTTGATTCCTGACTTTGCTACTATAAGAGACAGAGCAACTAACAAAATTTCTAAAGCGATATACGGAGCATTAAGTTTTGGATGGGATGGAGCTGCTAAAACATGGCAGAGATATGAAACGGTTTCATTAGTATTAGCAGGTCTTGCTACACCTTTAGTACTTTCAGTTCACACCATTGTATCCTTTGACTTTGCTACTTCAGTAATTCCAGGGTGGCATACCACTATCTTCCCTCCATATTTCGTTGCAGGGGCGATTTTCTCAGGTTTTGCCATGGTACTAACCTTAATGTTGGTAACAAGAAAAGTTTATAATCTAGAAGACTACATTACGATCAATCATATTGAGTTAATGAACATCATTATCATGATTACAGGTTCTATTGTAGGGGTAGCCTACATTACAGAGCTTTTCATGGCTTGGTATTCAGGTGTTCAGTATGAGCAATATGCTTTCTTAAACAGAGCTACTGGTCCTTACTGGTGGGCATATTGGTCAATGATGACTTGTAATGTGATTTCACCTCAGTTATTCTGGTTTAAGAAAATTAGAACAAGCTTAGTAGCTACATTCATACTATCTATTGTAGTAAATATTGGTATGTGGTTCGAGCGTTTTGTAATTATTGTAACCTCTCTGCATAGAGATTACCTTCCATCATCATGGGCAATGTTTAGCCCAACTATTTATGATATGGGGATCTACCTATTCAGTTTTGGGTTATTCTTTACACTGTTCTTCTCTTTTGCTAAATTCTTCCCAGTGATTAATATGGCAGAGGTAAAATCAGTATTGAAATCTAGTTCAGGTGAAATTGAAAACAAGAAATAA
- a CDS encoding DUF3341 domain-containing protein has protein sequence MESGKNFIVGIFDDESVLLNAVKKVRGSDVNIHECYTPYPVHGLDDELGYKRSRISIAAFLFGITGTCLAFLMMIYMMGIDWPMIIGGKDYIAIPSFVPVGFEVTVLLAAFGMVGTFFVISNLKPYGKPRIYDIRSTDDKHVMAIDLAKNSKSADELNAILKESGAIEINEKKF, from the coding sequence ATGGAAAGCGGTAAAAACTTTATCGTAGGAATCTTTGATGATGAATCAGTATTATTAAATGCTGTTAAAAAGGTTCGTGGAAGCGATGTAAATATTCATGAGTGTTATACGCCATATCCTGTTCATGGTTTAGATGATGAATTAGGATATAAGCGTTCCAGAATTTCCATAGCTGCCTTCTTGTTTGGTATCACAGGTACCTGCTTGGCTTTCTTAATGATGATCTATATGATGGGAATTGACTGGCCAATGATTATCGGAGGTAAAGATTATATAGCAATACCTTCTTTCGTACCTGTAGGTTTTGAGGTAACAGTATTATTAGCTGCTTTTGGTATGGTAGGTACTTTCTTTGTAATCAGTAACCTTAAACCTTACGGAAAGCCAAGAATATATGATATTCGAAGCACTGATGATAAGCATGTTATGGCAATCGATTTAGCTAAGAATTCAAAATCAGCAGATGAATTAAATGCTATTTTGAAAGAATCAGGCGCTATAGAAATAAACGAAAAGAAATTTTAA
- a CDS encoding c-type cytochrome encodes MMNTNKIFQIIFLGFVTVVLVSCKAGKDEPGLEYAPNMYHAVSYEPLTQITDKEQGAWVSSDDDEYGEYFNSNPNNPFGMTMREPVSNTVPRSENGMLPYRLHKDSLDLAARILENPLPNNEAVVAEGKVLYTKYCTHCHGENGGGSMDETAKVGQVYQGVPAYNTGRVATVSGGHIFHVITHGKGRMGAHGSQVLQEDRWKIVRYVQTLQKQD; translated from the coding sequence ATGATGAATACAAATAAAATATTTCAAATCATTTTCTTAGGCTTCGTAACTGTGGTTCTAGTTAGCTGTAAAGCTGGTAAAGATGAACCTGGCTTAGAGTACGCACCAAATATGTACCATGCAGTTTCTTATGAGCCATTAACTCAAATAACGGATAAAGAACAAGGAGCATGGGTTTCATCAGATGATGATGAATATGGAGAGTATTTCAACTCAAATCCTAATAACCCATTTGGTATGACTATGAGAGAGCCTGTAAGTAATACAGTTCCAAGAAGTGAAAATGGAATGTTACCTTACAGATTACATAAGGATAGCCTTGATCTGGCTGCTAGAATCCTAGAAAATCCACTTCCGAATAATGAAGCAGTTGTTGCAGAGGGTAAAGTACTTTATACTAAGTATTGTACACACTGTCATGGTGAAAATGGAGGTGGTTCAATGGATGAAACTGCCAAAGTAGGACAAGTTTACCAAGGTGTGCCAGCATACAATACAGGTAGAGTAGCTACAGTTTCAGGCGGTCACATTTTCCATGTAATTACACATGGAAAAGGAAGAATGGGGGCTCACGGATCACAAGTGCTGCAAGAAGATAGATGGAAGATTGTACGCTATGTACAAACATTACAAAAACAAGATTAA